A window of Gemmatimonadaceae bacterium genomic DNA:
TACCGTGTTCGATTCGATCGGCACGGTCGTGCTCCGCACCCGTGATGGCGACGGCTGGATGGGTCGCCAGTATCCGGCGTGGGTGGGCAACGATGGGACCGTCCCCGCACCAGGGTCGGACACGGTCATTCGCAGTCAGATCGATCTTTCGGAGCGGCTGTACGGACGAACGAACTCGGTCGAGACCGGGTGGTTTGTCTTCGTCGGGATCCCGCTCGATGAAGCCTACGCCTCGTCGCGCCGACTCTTCATGCTGGACGTGCTGGTCGGGCTCGGCGTCAGTGTGGCGATGCTGCTGCTGGCGTACTGGATGTCGGCGCGCATCGTGGCGCCCATCGAATCCCTGACGCGCGATGCCGAGGCCATTTCGCGCGGCGACATGACACGTCGCTCGCAGGTGGTCAGCGATGATGAGGTCGGCACGCTCGCACGCACCTTCAACCAGATGGCCGATGCCATCGTGGAGCGTACGAACGCGCTGGCGACGTCGCAGGAGCAGCTGCGCCAGGTCCAGAAGCTGGAAGCGCTGGGCGGCTTTGCCGGCGGTATCGCGCATGAGTTCAACAACTACCTGTCGTCGATCATCGGGCATGCCGAGCTGGCGCTGGGGCAGGCGCGCGGCGACGGGGCGGTGGGCGCTGAGCTTGGGGGGCATTCTGACGTCGGCCACGCGCGCGGCGAATCTCGTTCGCCAGGTGCTGGTGTTCAGTCGCCGTCAGGTGGTGAGCGCGCGTGTCATCGAGGTCGCACCGGCCATTCAGGAATCGGCGCGTTTGCTGGAACGATTGCTCGGCGAGCGCATCACGTTGCGCGTCGATGTCGCCGAGGACGTCGGGCCGGTGTTGATCGATCCCGGCCAGCTCGAGCAGGTGCTGATGAATCTCGCCGCCAACGCGCGCGACGCGATGCCGCAGGGCGGTACGGTGTCGATCGCGGTCGATCGGGCACCCGACGCGGAGCGTGTCCGGCTCGGTCTCCCCACGGCTACGTACGTGCGCTTCAGCATCAGCGATACGGGCCCGGGGGTGCCGCCCGAAGCGCGCCCCCGTCTGTTCGAACCGTTCTTTACCACCAAGACGCGCGATCACGGGACCGGCCTCGGCTTGTCGATCAGCTATGGCATTTTGCAGTCGGCGGGCGGCGCGATCGAGCTGGATCCGACGGTCGCGCGCGGGGCGACCTTCCGCTTCTATCTGCCGGAGCAATTGCCCAGCGCGGTGCCGGCGTCCTCGGTGGAGTCGCCGGAGATGCCGCGTGGCGGAACGGAGCGGCTGCTCTTGGTAGAGGATGATCCGAGTGTGGCCGAAGTGGCGCGTCGGCTGCTCACGCGCGCTGGCTACACGGTGCGCGTGCTGCGCGATGCCGAGTCGGCGCTGATGGCGCTCGAGGGCGAGTCCTTTGACCTGCTGCTGTCGGATGTGGTCATGCCGGGGATGTCGGGGGCGGCCCTCGCGCAGGAAGCGCGCCGCCGACATCCCGCGCTGCGCGTGCTGCTCATGAGCGGCTATCCGGATGACGACCTCGTGGCGCACGAAATCGCGCGGCAGGAGGTGTCGTTCCTGGCGAAGCCCTTCTCGCAGGCGTCGTTGCTGTCGACGGTGCGGACGCTGCTCGACGATCCCTGAGGCGCCCCTTCAGTTCAGCAGGGGAATGGGCGACTGCCCGGATCGCCGCATCGCTTCGCGCCCCTGCGCATCCCGGATCTGACGCAGCCCGCTCTGGATCATGCCGAGCACGAGCGACCACGCGGCCACGCCGAGCGCGAGATACTTGCCGTACACCCCAAGGATCGGCAGCGCGAAGGGTGAGTTCCAGAGCATGTGCATCACCATGCAGATCGCGAGCACGCGCAGAAAGCGGGCGTCGAAGAACATGTCACGGGTGAAGGGGCGATCGTCACGGACGCGCCACAGCGCCGCGCCGGCCAGACCCGTCCAGAGCACGTGGCCGCCGAAAAACGTCAGAATGCCGCGCTGGAAAATGACTTCGCGCATGGCGGTGATCCCGCCATCCGGGCTGAGCGCTGCCCGCAACGCGTATCCGGCCGACTCGAAGATCGCGA
This region includes:
- a CDS encoding response regulator is translated as MPSWRWGRRAATGRWALSLGGILTSATRAANLVRQVLVFSRRQVVSARVIEVAPAIQESARLLERLLGERITLRVDVAEDVGPVLIDPGQLEQVLMNLAANARDAMPQGGTVSIAVDRAPDAERVRLGLPTATYVRFSISDTGPGVPPEARPRLFEPFFTTKTRDHGTGLGLSISYGILQSAGGAIELDPTVARGATFRFYLPEQLPSAVPASSVESPEMPRGGTERLLLVEDDPSVAEVARRLLTRAGYTVRVLRDAESALMALEGESFDLLLSDVVMPGMSGAALAQEARRRHPALRVLLMSGYPDDDLVAHEIARQEVSFLAKPFSQASLLSTVRTLLDDP